A stretch of DNA from Catenulispora acidiphila DSM 44928:
TACCCGCCGCTCACCGCTTTGGTGTTCGAGCACCTGACCTGGATCGACTTCGACCAGATCAGGGTGCTGACGGCGGCGGTCAGCATCGGCTGCCTGGTCACGGTCGCCTGGTCGGCGTGGGGCATGCTCGGCTACCGCGCCGGCTTCGGGCGGCTCGGCGCGACCGGCGCGGTGGCCGCCGTCGGCATCTGGCTCGAGCCGGTGCACTCCAACCTCAACCTCGGCCAGGTCAACATGGTCGTGATGGCGCTGGTCATCTGGGACCTGGCGCAGGCCGACCGCAGATGGACCAAGGGCATCGGGATCGGGCTGGCCACGGCGATCAAGCTGACACCGGGGCTGTTCATCGTCTACCTGCTCATCACGCGGCGGATCCGGGCGGCGGTCGTCGCGACGGGCAGCTTCGCGGCGGTCAGCGGCGCGGTGTGGCTGATCCTGCCGAAGGCCTCGCGCGAGTTCTGGTTCCACGCGATCGGCGTCACCCCCTTCGGTCGGGACTACGCCGCCAACCAGTCCTTCCAGGGCATGTTCCTGCGGCTGCTGGACAACAACGACAGCGCGGCGAAGTACCCGTGGCTGCTGGCCAGCGCGCTGATCGTGGTCGTCGGCCTCGCCGCCGCCGCCCTGGCCGCCCACCGCGGCGCCGAACTGCTCGGCGCGTGCGTGGTCGGCGTCGTCGCACTGGAGATCTCGCCGATCTCCTGGACCTGCCACTGGGTCTGGTTCGAGCCGCTGGTCGTGCTGGCCGCCTATGCCGCGATCCGCACCGGACAGCTGCGGACGCAGGTCTGGGCAGCGGTGGGCACGATCGCCGCCCTCGCCTGGCCGATGCGCGTCGGCGCCGACGGCGGGTCGAACCCCAAGCAGCCGCTGGTCCCGACGGGACTGATCAACTACGCGCCGCGCTCGCAGGGGCGGGAAGAGGCGTGGGATCCGTTCCAGATCCTGCTCGGCAACGCCTACGTGCTCTGCGGAGTCGCGTTCATCGTCGCCGTCGCTGTGCTGGAACTGCGCCGGCTCAGCCCGCTGTCGTCTGGCGCCTCCGCCGAAGTGCCGGCCGAACGCGCGCCGCTGGATGCCGCCACGAGCGCCACGAGCGCCACGACCGCACGCTGATCCGCGCCCGCCCCGCGAGCGCCGCACCGACCAGCAGCACCACCGCGCCGCCGGCCTGCACCGGAGTGAACGACTCGCCGAGGAACAGCGTGGCGCACGCCGTGTTCACCGCCGGCACGAGGAACATCATCAGCGACGCGCTGGCCGGTCCGACCGCGGCGACCCCGCGGTAGTACAGGACGTTCGCGACCGCCGTGGCGCCGATCGCCAGGTAGGCGACGTTGAGCCAGACCTCTGAGGGCAGCGCGCCCCACTGCACGCTCCCCATGTCCGGCGCGGCGACCAGCGCCAGCAGGACGGCGCCGGTGCAGGTCGCGTACGCCATCGCGGTCAGCGGCTCGATGCCGGCCAGCACCTTCGGAGCGGCGAGGGTGAACGCCGCCCAGCAGACCGCGCTGAGCACGTACAGCAGGTCCCCGAGCAGGCGGTGCGACCCGCCGCCGGCGCTGTTCGCCCCGATCAGGTACGCCGCGGCGCCGCCGAGGCCGAGCGCGAGACCGATCAGGCGACGGCGCGAGGCCTTCTCGCGTCCGCTGATCAGCAGGAACGAGGTGGTCAACACCGGACTCATGACCGGGATCAGGATCCCGCCGTCCAACGAGGGCGCGAGCGAGAGTCCCCAGAAGAAGAAACCGTTGTAGGCGAAGACTCCCAGCACCCCGGCCAGGCACGCGCGCACCGAAGCCCGCATCCCGACCTTGGGTCGCGGCACCCCGCGCCGTCCGGTCAACGCCCTCGCGATCAGCAGCGCGATCGCGCCGCCGCCGAAGCGCAGGGTGGCGGCGACGGTGTGCGGGACGTGGTCGACCACCGTCTCCGAGCTGGAGAACGCGCCGCCCCACAACAACATGGTCACCGCGAGGAGGAGGTACGGACTGCGCTGCTGTGCTGACATGCCCCGAGCCTGGCGGGCGTCCCACCATCCGGTCTTGAACGCTCGTGCGGCCGCGAACGCGCAGACCCGGGCCACAATGGAGGTATGGCAGGCACCCGAGGCTGGGCCGAGTACTGGCGCGACGACTCCCGCGGCCTGGAAGCCATGCACGCGCGCTTCCGCGACCACGTGTACGCCCCGCACTCGCACGACGCCTACTCCTTCGGCGTCACCGACGCCGGCGCGCAGCAGTTCCACTGCCGCGGAGGCCTGCACACCAGCGCCGCCGGCATGGTGATGGTGCTGAACCCCGACGATCCGCACGACGGCCGCGCCGCCGCCGACCTCGGCTACCACTACCGCATCGTGCACGTCTCGCCGCAGATCGTGCGTGCGGTGCTGGCCGACGCCGCGGATCTGACCGACCATGCCGATCCGCTGGAGGTCGCTGCTTCCTCCGCCTCCGCTTTCGCCGGCTCCGCCGTTCCCCTGCCGTTGTTCACCCGACCGGTCCTCGGCGATCGCCGGCTCGCCGACGCCATCGCCGGCCTGCACGCCGCGCTGGCTGCCGACGCCAGTCCGCTGGCGCGTGACGAGCGTTTGCGCGCGGTGATCCTCGGCGCACACCTTCGCGGCGCTACTCGTCCGCCGCGTATCAGGACTCTGAATGACGGCGCGCAGCGAGAGGCGGCACACCGTGCCAGGACTCTGATGCGCGAGGCGTATCCGGAGCCGCTGCCGGTGGAAGTGATCGCCGAAGCCGCCGGGTGCAGCAGGTTCGCGCTCTACCGCGCCTTCTCCGCCGAGTTCGGCATGTCCCCCAGCGACTACGAGCGCCAGCTCCGGCTGCGCCACGCGCGCTCGTTGCTGGCCGCCGGCAGCGCGCCGGCCGACGTCGCGGCGGCCACCGGCTTCGCCGACCAGGCGCATCTGGCGCGCTGGTTCAAGCGCGCGTACGGCATCACGCCGGGCGTCTTCGCGCGCGGCTCGGGGAGCTGAACCCGTCCTGGGATATCAGAGGGCTACCGTCGAACAGACGAGCGGCCTACCTTGAGTGCTCATGACGTACGAAATCCCGCCGGAGGCCCACCGCCTGCACGCCGAAGGGCGCTCCGCCGGCTCCCGCGGCGACTACGACCGGGCTCTGGCACTGCTCGGCCGGGCGGCGGCACTCGCCCCGGACTGGCCCTACCCGCCCTACGACGCGGCGTTCACGCACCTGATGCGCGGCGACACGCGCGCCGCGCAGAACCTGTACGAGCGGGTGGCCAACCTGTCCCCCAGCGGCTTCTTCACCTGCCGCACGACGCTGGACATGCTGAAGCGGGAGCACGCCGGACAGCTGGCGCCGGGGTTCTCGCGGGCGTTCGTACAACTGGAGTGGCTGGAGGACCGCGCGGAGAAGATGCGGATCCTGCGGAGCATCACCCAGCGCTTCCCAGGCTTCCCGCCGGCGTGGAAGGAACTCTCGCTGCTGCTGGAGGACCCGCAGGACCGCCTGATCGCCTTGGACAACGGACTGGCCGGTGATCCGGACCCGGAGACCCGCACCACGCTGCTGCTGAACAAGGCGGGGTTGTACGCCTCGGTCGGCGACGTCATCGCCGCGACCGCGCTCTACGCGGTGATCGCCGACGATCCGGACGTGACGCCGACCGGTGCGGCGTTCGCGCGGGCCTTTCGGGACAAGCAGAATCCGGGGATGTAACTCTGGTCGCGGCTTTGGTACGGAATTTGGGCTCGCCGCCTTGAGGGAAGCGGCGGAGCAGTCGCCTTTGTCCGTTGCGTTAGTCCGTCGCGTTAGTCCGTTGCGTTAGTCCGTCGCCTCTGCCTTCGCAGCCTTCACAGCCTCGGCGAACACATCGCCGCGCTGTCCGTACGAGGTGAACATGTCCATCGACGCGCACGCCGGCGCCAGCAGCACCGTGTCCCCGGACACCGCCATCGTCCGCGCCGCCGCGATCGCCTCGGCGATCACCTCGGCGGCCTGCTCCGGTCCCGGTCCGCCGAGGTCCACCACCGGGACCTCCGGTGCGCGGCGGCGCAGTGCCTCGGCGACCAGGTGGCGTTCGGCGCCGAACAGGACCGCGCCGCGCAGGCGCTTGGCGTGCCGCTCCACGAGGTCGTCGAAGTCGGCGCCCTTGGCCAGGCCGCCGGCGAGCCAGACCACGTGGTCGTAGGCGCCGATCGAGGCCGAGGC
This window harbors:
- a CDS encoding glycosyltransferase 87 family protein; amino-acid sequence: MPQPPATVRSLAGLGSAAYSTIRRGERAPYLGIASQHLRMARGRTLAVVGVVAFLCSVWLRIVVVSHHPQDLWLTIDLDVYYEAGRSLPHGQANLYSSGFGLGGLPYLYPPLTALVFEHLTWIDFDQIRVLTAAVSIGCLVTVAWSAWGMLGYRAGFGRLGATGAVAAVGIWLEPVHSNLNLGQVNMVVMALVIWDLAQADRRWTKGIGIGLATAIKLTPGLFIVYLLITRRIRAAVVATGSFAAVSGAVWLILPKASREFWFHAIGVTPFGRDYAANQSFQGMFLRLLDNNDSAAKYPWLLASALIVVVGLAAAALAAHRGAELLGACVVGVVALEISPISWTCHWVWFEPLVVLAAYAAIRTGQLRTQVWAAVGTIAALAWPMRVGADGGSNPKQPLVPTGLINYAPRSQGREEAWDPFQILLGNAYVLCGVAFIVAVAVLELRRLSPLSSGASAEVPAERAPLDAATSATSATTAR
- a CDS encoding DMT family transporter gives rise to the protein MSAQQRSPYLLLAVTMLLWGGAFSSSETVVDHVPHTVAATLRFGGGAIALLIARALTGRRGVPRPKVGMRASVRACLAGVLGVFAYNGFFFWGLSLAPSLDGGILIPVMSPVLTTSFLLISGREKASRRRLIGLALGLGGAAAYLIGANSAGGGSHRLLGDLLYVLSAVCWAAFTLAAPKVLAGIEPLTAMAYATCTGAVLLALVAAPDMGSVQWGALPSEVWLNVAYLAIGATAVANVLYYRGVAAVGPASASLMMFLVPAVNTACATLFLGESFTPVQAGGAVVLLVGAALAGRARISVRSWRSWRSWRHPAARVRPALRRRRQTTAG
- a CDS encoding AraC family transcriptional regulator, with amino-acid sequence MAGTRGWAEYWRDDSRGLEAMHARFRDHVYAPHSHDAYSFGVTDAGAQQFHCRGGLHTSAAGMVMVLNPDDPHDGRAAADLGYHYRIVHVSPQIVRAVLADAADLTDHADPLEVAASSASAFAGSAVPLPLFTRPVLGDRRLADAIAGLHAALAADASPLARDERLRAVILGAHLRGATRPPRIRTLNDGAQREAAHRARTLMREAYPEPLPVEVIAEAAGCSRFALYRAFSAEFGMSPSDYERQLRLRHARSLLAAGSAPADVAAATGFADQAHLARWFKRAYGITPGVFARGSGS
- a CDS encoding tetratricopeptide repeat protein produces the protein MTYEIPPEAHRLHAEGRSAGSRGDYDRALALLGRAAALAPDWPYPPYDAAFTHLMRGDTRAAQNLYERVANLSPSGFFTCRTTLDMLKREHAGQLAPGFSRAFVQLEWLEDRAEKMRILRSITQRFPGFPPAWKELSLLLEDPQDRLIALDNGLAGDPDPETRTTLLLNKAGLYASVGDVIAATALYAVIADDPDVTPTGAAFARAFRDKQNPGM